The Pygocentrus nattereri isolate fPygNat1 chromosome 4, fPygNat1.pri, whole genome shotgun sequence genome includes a window with the following:
- the LOC119263222 gene encoding octapeptide-repeat protein T2-like has protein sequence QRQRQRERERERERERERERERQRETEREAERDRERERQRERETERERERDREREERQTQRERERERERERERDRERERDRERQRERERQRERERERERERERRETERERERERESQRARERAREAERDRERDRERETQRERERERERERERETDRERERERERERERERERERDRERQRETEREREKRERERERERDRERERDRERQRERERQREREREREREREKSQRESQRGRERQRERQRERDTERERERERERERERERDRQRERERERETDREREREREREREREREREKETERERETERDRERERDRERERERERERESEPEKRERDRERERHRERERERERDRERERDRER, from the exons cagagacagagacagagagagagagagagagagagagagagagagagagagagagagagagagaggcagagagagacagagagagaggcagagagagacagagagagagagagacagagagagagagagacagagagagagagagagagagacagagagagaga agagagacagacacagagagagagagagagagagagagagagagagagagagagagacagagagagagagagagacagagagagacagagagagagagagagacagagagagagagagagagagagagagagagagagagagcga agagagacagagagagagagagagagagagagagagagccagagagccagagagagagccagagaggcagagagagacagagagagagacagagagagagagacacagagagagagagagagagagagagagagagagagagagagagagacagacagagagagagagagagagagagagagagagagagagagagagagagagagagaaagagacagagagagacagagagagacagagagagagagagaga agagagagagagagagagagagagagagagacagagagagagagagagacagagagagacagagagagagagagagacagagagagagagagagagagagagagagagagagagaga agagccagagagagagccagagaggcagagagagacagagagagagacagagagagagagacacagagagagagagagagagagagagagagagagagagagagagagagagagacagacagagagagagagagagagagagagagacagacagagagagagagagagagagagagagagagagagagagagagagagagagagagaaagagacagagagagagagagagacagagagagacagagagagagagagagacagagagagagagagagagagagagagagagagagagagcgagccagaga agagagagagagacagagagagagagagacacagagagagagagagagagagagagagagacagagagagagagagagacagagagaga